From the genome of Haloterrigena sp. KLK7, one region includes:
- a CDS encoding 2-isopropylmalate synthase: MTPVRGVEFFQGTLDSTDEIESARVFDTTLRDGEQSPGTSFSYDDKRQIASILDDMGTHVIEAGFPVNSDAEFEAVRDIASSTQTTTCGLARVVDADIEAALDSGVEMVHTFVSTSDVQIEDSMHATRDEVVERAVESVERVTETGTTCMFSPMDATRTDEQFLIEIIEAVSEAGVDWINIPDTCGVATPTRFRAMIEKVCAHTDARIDVHTHDDFGLATANALAGIEAGADQAQVSVNSIGERAGNAAYEEFVMAVESLYQTDTGIDTTRITELSNVVEEKSGMATPGNKPVVGDNAFSHESGIHAAGVIENSDTFEPGVMTPEMVGAERRLILGKHTGTHSVRERLDELGFEPTDEQVRAVTRRVKDFGAEKRRVTVDDLERFAEEAGVERESGEEEVRV; the protein is encoded by the coding sequence CTGACACCAGTCAGGGGGGTCGAGTTCTTCCAGGGCACGTTAGATTCCACTGACGAAATAGAGTCAGCACGTGTCTTCGATACGACCCTCCGGGACGGCGAGCAGTCGCCCGGAACTTCGTTCTCCTACGACGACAAACGGCAGATCGCGTCCATCCTGGACGACATGGGAACCCACGTTATCGAGGCGGGCTTCCCGGTCAACTCGGACGCGGAATTCGAAGCCGTTCGCGATATCGCGTCGTCGACGCAAACGACGACCTGCGGGCTAGCCCGCGTCGTCGATGCGGACATCGAGGCCGCACTCGATTCGGGTGTCGAGATGGTGCACACGTTCGTCAGCACCAGCGACGTCCAGATCGAGGACTCGATGCACGCGACGCGAGACGAAGTCGTCGAACGCGCAGTCGAATCGGTCGAGCGCGTCACTGAGACGGGAACCACCTGCATGTTCTCGCCGATGGACGCGACGCGAACTGACGAGCAGTTCCTGATCGAGATCATCGAGGCCGTCAGCGAGGCCGGCGTCGACTGGATCAACATTCCGGACACCTGCGGCGTCGCCACGCCGACCCGGTTCCGGGCCATGATCGAGAAGGTCTGTGCCCACACCGACGCGCGGATCGACGTCCACACCCACGACGACTTCGGGCTGGCCACCGCCAACGCCTTGGCCGGCATCGAAGCGGGGGCCGATCAGGCGCAGGTCTCGGTCAACTCCATCGGCGAGCGCGCGGGCAACGCCGCCTACGAGGAGTTCGTGATGGCCGTCGAGTCGCTCTACCAGACCGACACGGGGATCGACACGACGCGCATCACCGAGCTCTCGAACGTCGTCGAGGAGAAGAGCGGGATGGCGACGCCGGGCAACAAGCCCGTCGTCGGCGACAACGCCTTCTCCCACGAGAGCGGCATCCACGCCGCCGGCGTCATCGAGAACTCCGACACCTTCGAGCCCGGCGTCATGACTCCGGAGATGGTCGGCGCCGAACGCCGCCTGATCCTGGGCAAACACACCGGCACCCACTCGGTACGGGAGCGCCTCGACGAACTGGGCTTCGAGCCCACCGACGAGCAGGTCCGGGCGGTCACCCGCCGAGTCAAGGACTTCGGCGCCGAAAAGCGCCGCGTCACCGTCGACGACTTAGAGCGCTTCGCCGAAGAGGCCGGCGTCGAGCGCGAGTCCGGAGAGGAGGAGGTGCGCGTCTAA
- the ilvB gene encoding biosynthetic-type acetolactate synthase large subunit — translation MSERAAKVTQADEEEQADDQITDSAAPDAAQEIDAESESETTPEPVTSGAEAVVRALENAGVEHAFGVQGGAIMPVYDALYDSDIYHVTMAHEQGAAHAADAYGIVSGKPGICLATSGPGATNLVTGLADADMDSDPLVALTGQVPTEFVGNDAFQETDTTGVTTPVTKNNTFASDSDRVGNDVSEAFALASEGRPGPTLVDLPKDITNGETDREPDAPAVPDTYEVQERADEELVDAAAERLENSNRPVMLLGGGVIKGEASEACREFAIEHEIPVITTMPGLGAFPEDHELSLEMAGMHGTGYANMAITHCDTLIGIGTRFDDRLTGGIETFAPDAELIHVDIDPAEISKNIHADYPLVGDAETVVEQLAAAVDESPEATKWRAQCQQWKSDYSMAYDAPEDEPVQPEFVVEALDEATDDDTIVTTGVGQHQMWACQYWTFTEPRTWVSSHGLGTMGYGLPAAIGARIAADDDQDVVCIDGDGSFLMTMQGLSVAVRENLDITVAVLNNEYIGMVRQWQDAFFEGRHSASDYHWMPEFDKLAEAFGAAGFRIDDYDEVADTIEDALAYDGPSVIDVHIDPEANVFPMVPSGGDNGQFALTEDQL, via the coding sequence ATGAGCGAACGCGCAGCAAAGGTCACACAGGCAGACGAGGAGGAACAGGCCGACGATCAGATCACTGACAGCGCGGCTCCGGACGCGGCCCAGGAGATCGACGCCGAGTCCGAGTCGGAAACGACGCCCGAGCCCGTCACCAGCGGTGCCGAGGCGGTCGTCCGCGCGCTCGAGAACGCGGGCGTCGAGCACGCCTTCGGCGTGCAGGGCGGGGCGATCATGCCCGTCTACGACGCCCTCTACGACTCGGACATCTACCACGTGACGATGGCCCACGAGCAGGGCGCGGCCCACGCGGCCGACGCCTACGGCATCGTCTCGGGGAAGCCGGGCATCTGCCTGGCGACCTCCGGACCGGGCGCGACCAACCTCGTCACGGGACTGGCGGACGCCGACATGGACTCGGATCCGCTCGTCGCCCTGACGGGGCAGGTTCCGACGGAGTTCGTCGGCAACGACGCCTTCCAGGAGACCGACACGACGGGCGTCACGACGCCGGTCACGAAGAACAACACCTTCGCGAGCGACTCGGATCGCGTCGGCAACGACGTCAGCGAGGCGTTCGCCCTCGCCAGCGAGGGTCGACCGGGCCCGACGCTGGTCGACCTGCCCAAGGACATCACCAACGGCGAGACCGACCGCGAGCCCGACGCGCCCGCGGTTCCCGACACCTACGAGGTCCAGGAGCGGGCCGACGAGGAGCTCGTCGACGCCGCGGCCGAGCGGCTCGAGAACTCGAACAGACCCGTCATGCTGCTCGGCGGCGGCGTCATCAAGGGCGAGGCCAGCGAGGCCTGCCGGGAGTTCGCCATCGAACACGAGATTCCGGTCATCACCACGATGCCCGGTCTCGGCGCGTTCCCCGAGGATCACGAGCTGTCGCTCGAGATGGCGGGGATGCACGGCACCGGCTACGCCAACATGGCGATCACCCACTGCGACACGCTGATCGGGATCGGGACTCGGTTCGACGACCGCCTGACCGGCGGGATCGAGACCTTCGCGCCCGACGCGGAGCTGATCCACGTCGACATCGATCCCGCGGAGATCTCGAAGAACATCCACGCGGACTACCCGCTGGTCGGCGACGCCGAAACCGTCGTCGAGCAGCTGGCCGCGGCCGTCGACGAGTCGCCCGAGGCGACGAAGTGGCGCGCTCAGTGCCAGCAGTGGAAGTCCGACTACTCGATGGCCTACGACGCGCCCGAGGACGAGCCGGTCCAGCCGGAGTTCGTCGTCGAAGCCTTGGACGAGGCGACCGACGACGACACCATCGTGACGACCGGCGTCGGCCAACACCAGATGTGGGCCTGCCAGTACTGGACGTTCACCGAGCCCCGCACGTGGGTCTCGAGTCACGGGCTCGGGACCATGGGCTACGGGCTGCCGGCGGCGATCGGCGCCCGGATCGCGGCCGACGACGATCAGGACGTCGTCTGTATCGACGGCGACGGCTCGTTCCTGATGACGATGCAGGGGCTCTCCGTGGCCGTTCGCGAGAATCTGGACATCACGGTCGCCGTGCTCAACAACGAGTACATCGGGATGGTCCGACAGTGGCAGGACGCCTTCTTCGAGGGCCGCCACTCCGCGTCGGACTACCACTGGATGCCCGAGTTCGACAAGCTGGCCGAGGCCTTCGGCGCGGCCGGCTTCCGCATCGACGACTACGACGAGGTCGCCGACACCATCGAGGACGCGCTGGCCTACGACGGCCCCTCGGTGATCGACGTCCACATCGATCCCGAGGCCAACGTCTTCCCGATGGTGCCAAGCGGCGGCGACAACGGACAGTTCGCACTGACGGAGGATCAGCTATGA
- the ilvN gene encoding acetolactate synthase small subunit — MKRGLEGPPPEDRPTPAGRRNKQGIRIDPEVEATHEPRRTVISALVEHEPGVLSDVSGLFSRRQFNIESLTVGPTKDEDRARITVVVEEPDPGIDQIKKQLRKLVPVISVRELEPDAMQRELALIKVDADDPAQVHAVADMYDATTVDSSPETATFEITGARKKIEAAVETFGQFGIREISRTGTTALARGTEETAAPVSATESAADEANHDEPYQTADDD; from the coding sequence ATGAAACGCGGATTAGAGGGCCCACCGCCGGAGGACCGACCGACCCCCGCGGGTCGACGCAACAAGCAGGGCATTCGCATCGACCCCGAGGTCGAAGCGACCCACGAGCCCCGGCGCACCGTCATCTCCGCGCTGGTCGAACACGAACCCGGCGTGCTCTCGGACGTCTCGGGACTGTTCTCGAGGCGGCAGTTCAACATCGAGAGCCTGACCGTCGGGCCGACGAAAGACGAGGACCGCGCGCGGATCACGGTCGTCGTCGAGGAGCCCGATCCCGGCATCGACCAGATCAAGAAACAGCTGCGAAAGCTGGTGCCGGTGATCTCGGTGCGCGAGCTCGAGCCCGACGCGATGCAGCGGGAGCTGGCGCTGATCAAGGTCGACGCCGACGATCCCGCACAGGTCCACGCCGTCGCGGACATGTACGACGCGACGACCGTCGACTCGAGTCCGGAAACGGCGACCTTCGAGATCACGGGCGCCCGCAAGAAGATCGAGGCCGCGGTCGAGACGTTCGGCCAGTTCGGCATCCGCGAGATCTCGCGGACCGGGACGACGGCGCTCGCTCGCGGCACCGAGGAGACCGCGGCGCCCGTGAGCGCGACGGAATCGGCCGCCGACGAGGCGAACCACGACGAACCATACCAGACAGCTGACGATGACTGA